The nucleotide sequence GGAACTGCAGGGTCAGGAAACCGGACTGGCGACGAGCACTGGAATTGCGGCCATTGCGGGCACGCTTCTCAGTCTTCTGAAATCCGGCGATCGGCTGGTCTATTTCATCGAATCCTATCGACCGACCCGGGTCTTCGCCGAAAAAATCCTCAGGAAGATGGGTGTGCAGTTAACCCGCCTTTCGATTGACGACAAAGCCGGCATCCAGGCGGCGCTGGCTCTGCCTGATACCAAGGCCGTCATCTTTGAGAGCATGACCAATCCCCAGGTCCGGGCCCCCGACATCGACTTTATCTGCAGCGCCGCCAAACAGCACAAGGTCCTGACCATCCTCGATCACACCTTTGCCGGTATTCAAAAATTCGAAGCCGCCCGCTGTGACGTCGTGATCCATAGCCTCACCAAATTCGCCAGTGGCCACGGTGATGTCATGGGCGGGATTATTCTGACCAGCAAAGCCCTGCGCCATGAGTTTGAAGAAAACATGATCCTGCTCGGGGCCACGCTTGATCCGCATGCGGCCTATCTTATCCTGCGCGGCATGAAGACCTTTCATCTGCGGCGTCGGGCCCAGTGCGACAATGCTTTGGCCCTTGCCACCTGGCTTGAGAAGCATCCGAAAGTCGACAAGGTCAGCTATCCTGGTCTTCCGAGCCATCCCCAGCATCAGCATTTCCGCGAGACGTATCAGGATTTCGGAAGTATGCTGCTCTTGAGTTTGAAGAATAAAAATTATCCTATCGAAGAGATGGTGGCCCGGGGCCAGCTTTTTAAATTGGCCGCGAGTCTTGGCTCGACCGAATCGCTGATCACCCCTGCGCTCTTTTTCTTCGCCGGGGACCTCAGCGCCGAGGAAAGGATCAAGGCTGGCATCGACGCCACCTCGATTCGTTTATCCATCGGGATCGAGAATGCTGAGGATCTGATCAGGGATCTGGAGCAGCTCCTGGATCGCGTGAACTGAAGGGGCACTTTCCACCATGAATGAAACGCGGGCTTTGAAAATCGCCTGGTGGGTTCGCTGTTTTTTTGCTTTCGTCGCCGTTTTTTTGCCTTTGGGTCATCCGCATATCTGGAGGCAGGTGGATACGCTGGGTGTGAGTCTGCGCTACTGGCTGCGCTGGACGGTGGAATCACCCAGTCCCTGGCCTCTGTTGCCTGCTGTCCTGCACAGCGGTGATAGTTCCGGCATCATGGCAATGGAATGGCCGTTTCTGAATATTCTTACTGCCCCGTTGTTTGCATTCGGACCCGCCTGGGGAACGGCTTTGGCCCGTGGACTGGTGCTCGCGCTCAATCTTGCTCTGGTGCTTTGGAATATGCGCATCTGGAAAGGCCTGACTCCAGGAGGCGTTGATGCGTCGCGCAGCTTTCGATGGATGCCTCTGATCGGACTTGGGCTGGTCTTCTTCCCGAAATTCATTCCCGATGTCGTCGCGATGCTTATCGTTCTGGCTGGAACAGGATTCCTCTATCAAAAGAAGGCGCGCGCCGGGGCCGGCCTGCTTTTGCTTTTCGGGTTTCTGATGAAGCCGACCTCGGTGATCGTCCTGGCTCTTCTCCTGCTGTCACCCACTCTTATCGAAGTGCTCCGCTTCGCCCTGCCTTCCATTGCAGGCGCCTTTGGGCTGACGGCCTTTTACTACATGAAGGGCACGCGTTGGATACAGTCTCTGGCTGGCGGCGAATCGCTCTATCGCGTGGAACCGCAAAATCCCTGGACGGCGCTGCGGGAGTTTCTCAGCAACCCGCCTCAGCTCGCTGATCTTTTCCTGCAGGGACTCACCTTCTATGCGGGGCTGCCTCTTCTTCTTTTTCTTATGATGATCAAACGCGTCCGACCCTTGGGCCATCTCTGGCTCCTGCTTATCCTTCAGGTGCTGGCGATTGCGGTTTTGGATGGGGCTCATAGTTTTCAGCATAGATACTACTTCATGGGAACATTACCGTTCATTTGTCTGCTGCTGCAGGCTGCCTTGGATGATCTTCGAGCGTCCCCGCAGGGCCGACCCCTGAGCTGGGTCCTATTCCTTCTCATAGGCGGCAGTGTCCTGACGCAGATGGTCTATGAATGGCGTCCTTTGTATCAAACAACTCCCCCGGAGCGTTTTATGAGTTTTCGCGATTGCGAGGAACTGAAGGCGCGTCTTCCCGATTGGCCCTGGAATCAAGCGCTCGTGTTCCGCACGGCGCCGCGCCCCTATCCTTTGGTTGGGCTTTGTTTTGGCGAGCGTGTAGGCTCAGATCAATCAGCATTCGGGCTCTTCATAGATAGCGATCCTCTGCCGGATGCTTGTAAAGAAGTGCAAAGAGCCGGTCACGTAATCGCAGCATCCTGCGCTTTTTAATGGGTTTCTCATGCGGTTTCTCTGAATGGCGGCTGCATGAGTTTTCGCGTGACACCGTATGAAAAAACGAACAGGGGCTTCCATCATAGCATGCGAAACGCAGCGTGGAACGCATGCGCACGCGAACCCTTCGACTTTGGACCCTGATTTGCATAACCCTCCTCGTCGGCATCGAGCCATTCCATGACAAGGAGACAAATCATGCAAACCGGAAGCAGAACCCTAATCGGCGTATTTTCGGACCTGACAGATGCAAAACGTGCCACTGACGAACTCCGCGCTCTCGGAATCTCCCAAGTGCGCCTTGTTGAAAATGATCAGGACGCGACATTCACCGGAACTGCCGAGCGCCAAGGCGCCAGCAGCACCGATAGCTATAGTTCAGAAGTTCCGCATAAAAAAACCGGAATCGGTGCGTTCTTCGCCCGTCTTTTCGGCTTCGATGATGATCATGAGCGCACGTCCTTTAATTTGAATCGTGATTCGGAAGCCTATTTCCAGGAAGCTTATGATCGCAAGCATCACCTTGTGATCGTGGAAGACTGCAGTGACCTTGCTGTCTGCCGCGAAGTCATCACCCGCTTCGGCGGTGAAGTCGAAGACCAGGGCAGCCGCTATTACGAAACCGAACGCTATCGCGACCGCGATCTGACGTCCAGCAGCCTGGGCATGGACAGTGATTCCTCGCTGTCAGGCTCGCGCGTGGGCATGGATGCATCGTGGGGAGCGAACGATCGTTCGAACCTGGATCGCGATTCCACACTGACCAGCAGCCGCGGTGATTTCTCGGCTGATTCGAGCCTCTCTCGGAATCGGATGGACTACGACCGCAGCGAAACTCTTTCAGGAGCCCGGTTGGACTCCGACATCGACACCAACCTGGATTCTGAGCGCGTCATGGAACTGCGTGAGGAACAGCTGGATGTGCGTACCGAGCGCATGCAGACTGGTGAAGTCTCACTTCGCAAAGAGAT is from Oligoflexus sp. and encodes:
- a CDS encoding PLP-dependent aspartate aminotransferase family protein, encoding MDPNAMAPETLCSHMETRLLPPDNYALATPIYQSVKFAVEDFDELKRIFRNERTGYFYSRHGNPTVAQLENLLAELQGQETGLATSTGIAAIAGTLLSLLKSGDRLVYFIESYRPTRVFAEKILRKMGVQLTRLSIDDKAGIQAALALPDTKAVIFESMTNPQVRAPDIDFICSAAKQHKVLTILDHTFAGIQKFEAARCDVVIHSLTKFASGHGDVMGGIILTSKALRHEFEENMILLGATLDPHAAYLILRGMKTFHLRRRAQCDNALALATWLEKHPKVDKVSYPGLPSHPQHQHFRETYQDFGSMLLLSLKNKNYPIEEMVARGQLFKLAASLGSTESLITPALFFFAGDLSAEERIKAGIDATSIRLSIGIENAEDLIRDLEQLLDRVN
- a CDS encoding YsnF/AvaK domain-containing protein — encoded protein: MRLVENDQDATFTGTAERQGASSTDSYSSEVPHKKTGIGAFFARLFGFDDDHERTSFNLNRDSEAYFQEAYDRKHHLVIVEDCSDLAVCREVITRFGGEVEDQGSRYYETERYRDRDLTSSSLGMDSDSSLSGSRVGMDASWGANDRSNLDRDSTLTSSRGDFSADSSLSRNRMDYDRSETLSGARLDSDIDTNLDSERVMELREEQLDVRTERMQTGEVSLRKEIITENRTIEVPVTREEIVVERRNLDGVPREGSLDAAGLDTDQKEIRIPVSEEFVHIDKKVVPREEIRVSKEKITDTKRVSEDVRREEAQVDSDGKVAIKDRRDNTRAPLSTRDQDKIQPGI